In the Candidatus Bathyarchaeota archaeon genome, one interval contains:
- a CDS encoding S9 family peptidase has product MKISAPCISGDGAKIVFSVTKAKINEDRYVTQIYLMNIDDEPCQITNEGSQNRNPLWAPSGLELSYISNVSGKPALRRLQIKEGLSEEICSPGGSITSQEWSLDSKRILFLARTSQGESSSSDVLVIRRLPYKFDGSGWLRDTWNHLYVVDVNGGGLVQVTEGEYDVSSATWAPDGNRIAYIANKSENADITAKNDVWIYDLKKKSHKKITDGEKALKSLSFSPDGGSWLAMIGNTRKYGLATKNDIYIINIFSGEERNLTSSFISKVGDSVSGGTGASRGSSLVWSKDSREIYFLNAMDGNMNLYKVNLDSTEVVLVSDTAKSMQSFSFSTDQTIMAFLSTDILSPSEVWVKDFKGTRKQSSFNDQLFDELRLSRGKKFILKASDGVPVDCWYYDPVENTEKKCPMVLLVKGGPHMSGWGNALSLQVQLLAANGYAVLLTNERGTGGYGEKFAKTARAVFYGQREYQDIMEAVDYVEEKYPIDAERLNVMGYSRGGFLTNWIITHTDRFNSAITAGGFSDVYSFFSTGDYMHVWCEKNYEGTPWDDEELYMSKSPLRFVKNVTTPTLIMHAMEDYRASVTQAEQLYVTLRRLRKETEMILFPGESHSLPRASSPKHMKEYHYHMLRWFDKFNKKI; this is encoded by the coding sequence ATGAAAATTTCAGCTCCTTGTATTTCTGGCGACGGGGCGAAAATCGTCTTCTCAGTTACCAAAGCTAAGATAAATGAAGATAGATACGTCACTCAAATTTACTTAATGAATATTGATGACGAGCCTTGTCAAATCACAAACGAAGGATCCCAAAACAGGAATCCGTTATGGGCACCATCCGGATTAGAGTTATCATATATCTCCAATGTCAGCGGAAAACCAGCATTGCGAAGATTACAAATAAAGGAAGGACTGTCCGAGGAGATCTGCTCTCCGGGAGGAAGCATCACATCACAGGAGTGGTCTCTGGACTCTAAACGGATCCTGTTTCTCGCGAGGACATCCCAAGGTGAATCAAGCAGTAGTGACGTGCTAGTAATCCGGCGTTTACCGTATAAATTCGACGGATCGGGCTGGCTCAGGGATACGTGGAATCATCTCTATGTGGTCGATGTGAACGGAGGTGGGCTGGTACAAGTCACAGAAGGGGAATACGACGTTTCATCTGCGACCTGGGCTCCTGACGGTAATAGGATTGCATACATCGCAAATAAATCCGAAAATGCAGATATTACCGCCAAGAACGATGTCTGGATTTATGACTTGAAGAAAAAATCCCATAAAAAGATCACAGATGGGGAAAAAGCCCTTAAATCCCTTTCCTTCTCCCCTGATGGCGGTTCATGGCTTGCTATGATCGGAAATACGAGGAAGTATGGGCTTGCTACAAAAAACGACATCTACATTATTAACATATTTTCCGGGGAGGAGCGCAATCTTACATCATCATTCATATCCAAGGTCGGAGATTCAGTTAGCGGAGGGACAGGGGCATCTCGTGGCTCTAGTCTCGTTTGGTCAAAGGATTCCAGAGAAATATACTTCCTGAACGCTATGGACGGAAATATGAATCTTTATAAGGTAAATCTGGATTCAACGGAAGTAGTTCTAGTTTCTGACACCGCAAAATCAATGCAATCCTTCAGTTTCTCAACAGATCAAACGATCATGGCTTTCCTTTCAACTGATATTCTGAGCCCTTCTGAGGTCTGGGTAAAAGACTTTAAGGGCACTAGAAAGCAGTCATCCTTCAACGATCAACTTTTCGATGAACTGAGGCTCTCCAGAGGGAAGAAATTTATCTTAAAGGCGAGCGATGGGGTTCCTGTTGATTGTTGGTATTACGATCCTGTTGAGAACACGGAGAAAAAGTGCCCCATGGTCCTACTAGTTAAAGGTGGACCACACATGTCTGGCTGGGGGAACGCACTCAGTCTCCAAGTCCAGTTACTCGCAGCAAACGGGTACGCTGTGCTTTTAACAAACGAGAGAGGAACCGGGGGCTACGGTGAAAAATTCGCTAAAACAGCCAGGGCTGTATTCTACGGACAGAGAGAATATCAGGACATAATGGAGGCAGTTGACTATGTTGAAGAAAAGTACCCTATAGACGCTGAACGTCTCAATGTAATGGGGTATTCCAGGGGAGGTTTTCTCACCAACTGGATCATCACACATACAGACAGATTTAACTCCGCAATCACTGCTGGAGGGTTCTCAGATGTATACAGTTTTTTCAGCACTGGAGATTACATGCATGTTTGGTGCGAAAAGAACTATGAGGGTACTCCTTGGGACGATGAAGAGTTATATATGTCCAAGTCGCCCCTCCGATTTGTTAAGAATGTAACTACCCCCACACTGATCATGCACGCAATGGAAGATTATCGAGCCTCAGTTACTCAAGCGGAACAACTTTACGTAACTCTTAGACGACTCCGAAAAGAGACAGAAATGATTTTATTTCCGGGGGAGAGCCACTCTCTCCCTAGAGCTTCATCCCCCAAGCACATGAAGGAGTATCACTATCATATGCTTCGATGGTTTGATAAGTTTAATAAAAAAATATGA
- a CDS encoding ABC transporter ATP-binding protein, with translation MTVINEQKYEDAPAFLEIKNLYLNFSVYQGTVQVLDGVNIKMKKGEILGIVGETGCGKTVTSRSVVKLLESNAVIKEGEITFEGGDNLVNATEGELEKIRGRRISVIFQEPMTSLNPTMRIGDQVGEGILKHFKGDMIKKGLEIIEETKPMLAGLYTNLLKRELDAPNSLVLKITSKIPIINRYNKYAKKAAFQESIEILESVGMPAPERISYGYPHELSGGMRQRVLIAISLAAKPELIIADEPTTAVDVTTQAKILKLLLELRENKGTSLLVITHNLGVIAEICDRVCVMYAGQIAEVGKVSDIFKHPFHPYTQGLMNSIHDIGDKSELEAIAGYVPILLHPPSGCRFHPRCPQVMDTCIQKPNLTEHEAGHHVHCWLYQRVEE, from the coding sequence TTGACGGTCATAAATGAACAAAAATATGAGGATGCGCCCGCTTTCCTTGAAATAAAAAATCTATACCTAAACTTCAGTGTATACCAGGGCACAGTTCAAGTCTTGGATGGCGTAAATATTAAGATGAAAAAAGGTGAGATATTAGGAATTGTAGGTGAAACTGGGTGCGGTAAGACTGTTACCTCAAGATCTGTTGTAAAACTATTGGAATCAAACGCAGTTATCAAAGAAGGTGAGATAACATTTGAAGGTGGAGATAACCTAGTAAATGCAACAGAGGGAGAATTGGAAAAGATCCGAGGCAGGCGGATATCGGTTATTTTTCAAGAGCCTATGACCTCTCTCAACCCAACTATGCGAATAGGAGACCAAGTTGGGGAAGGAATACTCAAACACTTCAAAGGGGATATGATCAAAAAGGGTCTAGAAATAATTGAAGAGACCAAGCCGATGTTAGCCGGATTATACACTAACTTGTTGAAGAGAGAGTTGGACGCTCCAAACAGTTTAGTCTTAAAAATTACATCAAAAATTCCAATTATTAATAGGTACAATAAATATGCTAAAAAAGCTGCTTTCCAGGAAAGCATAGAAATTCTTGAAAGCGTGGGAATGCCAGCTCCAGAAAGAATTTCCTATGGATACCCCCATGAATTAAGCGGCGGAATGCGTCAACGGGTTCTAATAGCAATTTCACTGGCTGCTAAGCCGGAGCTTATCATAGCCGATGAGCCCACTACCGCAGTAGATGTTACCACACAGGCTAAAATACTCAAACTTCTTCTCGAATTGAGAGAGAACAAAGGCACTTCATTACTTGTCATCACTCATAATCTTGGAGTCATAGCCGAGATTTGTGACCGCGTTTGCGTTATGTACGCTGGGCAAATAGCAGAGGTTGGAAAAGTATCCGATATTTTCAAGCACCCTTTTCACCCCTATACCCAAGGACTGATGAATTCAATCCACGACATTGGAGACAAATCAGAACTTGAGGCAATAGCGGGGTATGTCCCTATATTATTACACCCTCCCTCCGGATGCCGCTTTCATCCTCGTTGTCCCCAAGTGATGGATACCTGCATACAAAAACCAAATCTAACAGAACATGAGGCAGGCCACCACGTCCATTGTTGGCTTTACCAGAGGGTAGAGGAGTAG
- a CDS encoding ABC transporter substrate-binding protein, with the protein MKNRKASSQNQTLIIAAVVLVVVIAGLIYFSSSSQKPATTTTPKASPKSAPKASPRPAPKTSPKFVPVPVPEASEKTKAKSAPKPAPKAKPKPGARPSAKPSAKPKDEDTNKPPIVVTTSSHKFTTVGEAVTFTAAGSKDPDGEVDKYVWNYGDGSTSLGKIVKHKYSLPGDYVVTLTATDDDGATSTNDVVPLFIRVDREAAEVTIDSPPIAVAAVSKQVANQGDEINFDGASSYGWRLRRGAIQSQTSKVVEWDWDFGDGTTSSEETTTHTYDDSDNYFVKLTVTDANGKTDTFARTIRVIPDGASYEGTIKNPDTYIWVERIPTAIDFRQISGGYGRQYIHTLSDFLVWTGPGDIEPQTEGSLSESWEMSEDGMSYTFHLRKGVKFWNGDELKAEDVEYTWERYMALEVSEGSWGMLFARLMGVDPGDEVPDAAIKDAVEVIDDYTVRFTLAKRYAPFLVTMAYPYTGIIQKDYAIENGAWSWDSTVDYVAQDGHDIPMDNGDALMATGPFKILEWSKGERIVFERFDDYWKGPAKLKYVRVIDVPEWSTRSLMLKMGDVDGITVPSSVEFEQLVGEPGINTILVKYRGYVEIMYFSFDPQLIPSEHQVANDFFDDVNMRKAFAYAFPYEKYIKEVWLGYAEAAKGVLPKGWLGSYDNYPYTYDLEKAEEHLKLAHGGKYYEEGFQIAAGTQLWAMATHGRAYEMLGEELGKIDPKFKIVPVGASWSNMLKMPLGMLVGSIGLDPVWYRNIYHSQFSYARNYGWGLHPKSDQIDELIVASIETPFIEERLPLIKEAMDIVTEEVPGILTVYNPHLVALRDYVNGYWYQINHISAGGYFYDISKG; encoded by the coding sequence ATGAAAAATAGAAAAGCCAGTTCACAGAATCAAACACTAATAATTGCGGCCGTTGTACTTGTGGTGGTTATCGCGGGTCTGATCTACTTCAGTAGTAGTTCTCAAAAACCCGCTACTACAACCACTCCTAAAGCAAGTCCAAAATCCGCTCCTAAAGCAAGTCCAAGACCCGCTCCTAAAACTAGTCCAAAATTCGTTCCAGTACCTGTTCCGGAAGCCAGTGAAAAAACCAAAGCAAAATCTGCTCCAAAACCTGCTCCTAAAGCAAAACCTAAACCTGGTGCAAGACCCAGTGCAAAACCCAGTGCAAAACCCAAAGATGAGGACACCAACAAACCACCAATCGTTGTCACCACAAGTAGCCATAAGTTCACCACAGTGGGTGAAGCTGTTACTTTCACCGCTGCAGGATCGAAAGATCCTGATGGAGAGGTAGATAAGTATGTTTGGAACTATGGCGATGGATCGACATCTTTGGGAAAAATTGTTAAACACAAGTACTCACTCCCCGGCGACTATGTAGTCACCCTTACTGCCACTGACGATGACGGTGCAACATCAACTAACGATGTTGTTCCTTTATTCATTAGGGTAGATAGAGAAGCGGCAGAAGTTACAATTGATTCCCCGCCCATCGCAGTAGCGGCGGTTTCAAAGCAGGTAGCCAACCAAGGAGATGAGATCAATTTCGACGGTGCCTCCTCTTATGGATGGCGTCTGAGACGGGGTGCAATCCAGTCACAAACTAGCAAAGTTGTTGAATGGGACTGGGATTTCGGCGATGGAACTACCTCTAGCGAGGAGACCACAACCCACACTTATGATGACTCAGACAACTACTTTGTAAAACTCACTGTCACTGATGCTAATGGTAAAACCGATACTTTCGCTAGGACAATTCGTGTCATCCCAGATGGTGCTTCCTACGAGGGAACCATAAAGAATCCAGATACATACATCTGGGTTGAAAGGATCCCAACCGCTATAGATTTCAGGCAAATCAGTGGCGGATATGGCAGGCAATATATCCACACTTTGAGCGATTTCCTCGTCTGGACTGGTCCAGGCGATATTGAACCTCAAACTGAGGGTTCACTCTCCGAAAGTTGGGAAATGTCGGAAGACGGTATGTCCTACACTTTCCACCTAAGAAAAGGAGTGAAATTCTGGAATGGTGATGAACTCAAAGCGGAAGACGTCGAATATACTTGGGAAAGGTACATGGCACTAGAAGTATCAGAGGGAAGCTGGGGTATGCTGTTTGCGAGGCTCATGGGAGTTGATCCAGGGGATGAAGTTCCTGACGCAGCCATCAAGGACGCTGTAGAAGTAATAGATGACTATACAGTACGCTTTACCTTAGCTAAGCGCTATGCCCCCTTCCTAGTCACTATGGCGTACCCATACACCGGTATAATTCAGAAAGATTATGCCATCGAGAACGGCGCATGGAGTTGGGATAGTACAGTAGACTATGTAGCGCAGGACGGCCACGATATTCCAATGGACAACGGAGACGCATTGATGGCCACTGGTCCATTCAAGATTCTTGAGTGGAGTAAGGGTGAGCGTATCGTTTTCGAGAGATTCGATGATTACTGGAAAGGCCCTGCAAAACTAAAGTACGTACGTGTAATCGATGTACCCGAATGGAGCACCAGATCGCTGATGCTCAAAATGGGTGATGTTGACGGGATAACTGTCCCATCTTCAGTAGAATTCGAGCAGCTTGTCGGAGAACCTGGTATTAACACAATTCTTGTGAAATATAGGGGATATGTTGAGATTATGTACTTTAGCTTCGATCCACAGCTTATACCTTCAGAACACCAAGTAGCAAATGACTTTTTCGATGACGTCAATATGAGAAAAGCTTTCGCCTATGCATTCCCCTATGAAAAGTATATAAAGGAAGTATGGCTCGGATATGCCGAAGCCGCCAAAGGAGTACTACCCAAAGGGTGGCTAGGTTCATACGATAACTATCCTTATACCTACGACTTGGAGAAAGCAGAAGAGCATCTTAAGCTTGCCCACGGTGGAAAATACTATGAAGAAGGCTTCCAGATTGCAGCTGGAACTCAGCTCTGGGCTATGGCAACACACGGTCGTGCCTATGAGATGCTGGGTGAAGAACTAGGAAAAATCGATCCAAAGTTCAAAATTGTGCCCGTTGGCGCATCATGGAGCAATATGCTTAAGATGCCCTTAGGCATGTTGGTTGGCTCAATCGGCCTTGACCCAGTATGGTATCGAAATATTTACCACAGTCAGTTCAGCTACGCGAGGAACTATGGGTGGGGACTTCATCCTAAATCCGACCAAATTGACGAACTGATCGTTGCATCTATCGAGACACCATTCATCGAAGAACGACTCCCACTGATCAAGGAAGCCATGGACATCGTAACTGAAGAGGTACCTGGAATACTCACCGTCTACAACCCACACCTAGTTGCACTACGAGACTACGTCAACGGATACTGGTATCAAATAAACCATATCTCGGCTGGCGGATACTTTTACGACATCTCTAAAGGTTAA